One part of the [Pantoea] beijingensis genome encodes these proteins:
- the bcp gene encoding thioredoxin-dependent thiol peroxidase: MNPLKAGDTAPKFSLPDQDGEQVNLADFQGQRVLVYFYPKAMTPGCTVQACGLRDNMDRLKMSGVEVLGISTDKPEKLSRFVEKEMLNFTLLSDEDHHVCEQFGIWGEKTFMGKTYDGIHRISFLVGKDGKIEKVFDDFKTSNHHDIVLDYITSAA, encoded by the coding sequence ATGAATCCACTGAAAGCCGGTGATACCGCACCGAAATTTAGCTTGCCCGATCAAGATGGCGAACAAGTAAATTTGGCCGACTTCCAGGGACAGCGCGTTTTGGTCTATTTCTACCCGAAAGCGATGACACCGGGCTGTACCGTTCAGGCTTGCGGACTGCGCGATAACATGGACAGGTTAAAAATGTCAGGCGTTGAAGTACTTGGCATCAGTACCGATAAGCCGGAAAAACTTTCACGCTTCGTTGAGAAAGAGATGCTGAACTTCACGCTGCTTTCTGATGAAGATCACCACGTTTGCGAGCAGTTTGGCATCTGGGGCGAGAAAACCTTCATGGGTAAAACCTACGATGGCATCCATCGTATCAGTTTCCTGGTTGGTAAAGACGGCAAGATTGAGAAAGTGTTTGATGATTTCAAAACCAGTAATCATCACGACATCGTTCTGGATTATATTACCTCTGCCGCCTGA
- a CDS encoding glycine cleavage system transcriptional repressor, whose product MPQQHHLVITALGVDRPGIVNAITRHVSSCGCNIEDSRLAMLGDEFTFIMLLSGSWNAITLIESTLPLKGAELELLIVMKRTSAKIRPPMPVTVWAQVEVTDSPHIIERFTDLFDSYQMNIAELISRTQPAEENQPTLLYIQITAHSPASQDASFIEQAFNQLCTELQAQGTIKAVSHNAA is encoded by the coding sequence TTGCCACAGCAACATCATTTGGTTATCACCGCACTCGGCGTTGATCGCCCGGGAATCGTCAATGCAATTACGCGCCACGTCAGCAGTTGCGGTTGTAATATTGAAGATAGCCGTCTCGCCATGCTGGGCGATGAATTTACTTTTATTATGCTACTTTCCGGCAGCTGGAATGCGATTACGCTGATAGAATCAACCTTGCCGCTGAAAGGCGCAGAGCTGGAACTGCTGATCGTGATGAAGCGCACCAGCGCCAAAATACGTCCGCCCATGCCGGTTACCGTCTGGGCTCAGGTGGAGGTCACTGATTCGCCACATATTATTGAACGCTTTACCGATCTTTTTGACTCATACCAGATGAACATCGCGGAATTAATCTCCCGCACGCAACCTGCGGAAGAAAACCAGCCGACGTTGCTCTATATTCAAATAACCGCCCACAGCCCTGCCAGCCAGGACGCCTCATTTATTGAGCAGGCGTTTAACCAGCTATGTACAGAACTGCAGGCGCAAGGCACTATTAAGGCTGTATCTCATAATGCAGCATGA
- the dapA gene encoding 4-hydroxy-tetrahydrodipicolinate synthase: MFTGSIVALITPMDDKGCVCRASLKKLIDYHVASGTAAIVSVGTTGESATLSQDEHADVVLQTLELADGRIPVIAGTGANATSEGIALTKRFDNSGVVGCLTVTPYYNRPTQEGLFQHFKAIAESTDLPQMLYNVPSRTGCDMLPETVGRLSEIQNIIGIKEATGNLSRVSQIQELVHEDFVLVSGDDASSLDFMQLGGRGVISVTANVAAREMAELCALAQQGNFAEARRLNQRLMHLHQKLFFEPNPIPVKWAAKKLGLIATDTLRLPMTPITDAGRPVVEQALKYAGLL, translated from the coding sequence ATGTTCACGGGAAGTATTGTTGCGCTCATTACGCCGATGGATGACAAAGGGTGTGTCTGTCGTGCGAGTCTGAAAAAATTGATTGATTATCACGTCGCGAGCGGCACGGCGGCGATTGTATCTGTTGGAACTACCGGTGAGTCTGCGACGCTAAGCCAGGATGAACATGCTGATGTGGTATTACAGACGCTTGAACTGGCAGATGGCCGTATTCCGGTTATCGCCGGCACGGGCGCTAACGCGACATCGGAAGGCATTGCGCTGACTAAACGCTTTGATAATTCAGGCGTCGTTGGCTGTCTGACCGTCACCCCTTACTACAACCGCCCGACGCAGGAAGGTCTGTTTCAGCATTTTAAAGCGATCGCAGAAAGTACCGATTTGCCACAAATGCTGTATAACGTTCCTTCACGCACGGGTTGTGACATGCTGCCAGAAACCGTTGGTCGCCTGTCTGAAATCCAAAATATTATTGGTATTAAAGAAGCAACCGGGAACTTATCTCGTGTCAGCCAGATCCAAGAGCTGGTTCATGAAGATTTTGTTCTGGTCAGCGGCGATGACGCCTCTTCACTCGACTTCATGCAACTGGGCGGCCGGGGTGTGATTTCCGTGACGGCAAACGTTGCTGCGCGTGAAATGGCGGAACTCTGTGCGCTTGCTCAGCAGGGTAACTTTGCTGAAGCGCGCCGCCTTAACCAGCGCCTGATGCATTTGCATCAGAAGTTATTTTTTGAACCCAATCCTATCCCGGTTAAATGGGCCGCGAAGAAATTAGGATTAATAGCAACCGATACGCTGCGTCTTCCAATGACGCCAATAACCGACGCAGGTCGTCCGGTTGTGGAGCAGGCGCTCAAGTATGCGGGTCTGCTGTAA
- the bamC gene encoding outer membrane protein assembly factor BamC, which produces MAYSVKKSTLVTVVGLSSVMLLAACSNDQRYKRQVSGDESYLQATELKDLTPPAGMILPLQNGDYDVAVVNSQGATGKQLDIRPPAQPLALMNGTRTQFTGNTGILMVESGRNGSIWPQVVNVVESYKYPITDRQDANQQLTTDWVQWNRADEDIQYRGRYQISVQQQGYQQALTVRLLQLQQQGQDITAPAQIQRYTAQMLNDISTGLDKNETAQEERAANRSAAQIDVQSGADDTGLPNLILRAPFNTVWQRLPDALKRIGMKVTDSDRSQGSLAVTYSAPGSSSWDEIGAKDPQLPDGDYKLQIGDLDNRSSLQFIDPKGHPLTQSQNDALVAVFQAALSK; this is translated from the coding sequence ATGGCTTACTCAGTAAAGAAGTCCACGTTAGTTACCGTTGTTGGACTGTCCTCGGTGATGCTGCTTGCAGCGTGTTCCAATGACCAGCGTTATAAGCGCCAGGTCAGCGGTGACGAGTCTTATTTGCAGGCGACCGAACTGAAAGATTTAACCCCGCCTGCCGGGATGATTTTACCGCTGCAAAACGGTGATTACGATGTTGCCGTGGTAAACAGCCAGGGGGCGACAGGTAAACAGCTCGATATCCGTCCACCTGCTCAGCCTCTGGCGTTAATGAACGGTACCCGCACGCAGTTTACCGGTAATACCGGCATTCTGATGGTGGAGAGCGGTCGTAATGGCTCAATCTGGCCGCAGGTCGTGAACGTCGTTGAATCGTATAAGTACCCCATCACCGATCGTCAGGACGCGAACCAGCAGTTGACCACCGACTGGGTGCAGTGGAACCGCGCAGATGAAGATATCCAGTATCGTGGACGTTATCAGATAAGCGTACAGCAGCAGGGGTATCAGCAAGCCTTGACGGTGCGGTTGTTGCAGCTGCAGCAACAGGGTCAGGATATTACCGCGCCAGCGCAGATCCAGCGCTACACCGCGCAGATGCTAAATGATATCAGTACAGGTTTAGATAAGAACGAAACGGCACAGGAAGAGCGCGCGGCTAACCGCAGCGCAGCGCAAATCGATGTGCAAAGCGGTGCGGATGATACCGGTTTACCGAACCTTATCCTGCGTGCGCCTTTCAACACCGTATGGCAGCGCTTACCTGATGCGCTGAAACGCATCGGTATGAAAGTGACCGACAGTGACCGTTCGCAGGGGAGCCTGGCCGTAACATACAGCGCTCCGGGCAGCAGCAGCTGGGATGAAATTGGTGCGAAAGATCCGCAATTGCCTGATGGCGATTACAAATTGCAGATCGGTGATCTTGATAACCGCAGCAGTCTGCAGTTTATCGATCCGAAAGGGCATCCGTTAACGCAGTCGCAAAATGATGCGTTAGTCGCCGTATTCCAGGCGGCACTGAGTAAATAA
- the purC gene encoding phosphoribosylaminoimidazolesuccinocarboxamide synthase, whose product MQKQAELYRGKAKTVYSTENPDLLILEFRNDTSAGDGARIEQFDRKGMVNNKFNHFIMTKLQEAGIPTQMEALLSDNEALVKKLEMVPVECVIRNRAAGSLVKRLGVEEGIELNPPLFDLFLKDDAKHDPMVNESYCETFGWVSKANLARMQELTYKANEVLSALFSDAGLILVDFKLEFGLFKGEVVLGDEFSPDGARLWDKQTMDKMDKDRFRQSLGGLVEAYEEVANRLGVKLD is encoded by the coding sequence ATGCAAAAGCAAGCTGAGTTGTATCGCGGTAAGGCGAAAACCGTTTACAGCACCGAAAACCCGGATCTGCTGATACTCGAATTCCGCAACGATACGTCAGCAGGTGACGGTGCGCGTATTGAGCAATTCGATCGTAAAGGGATGGTGAATAATAAGTTTAACCATTTCATTATGACTAAACTGCAGGAAGCGGGCATTCCAACTCAAATGGAAGCGCTGCTTTCCGATAACGAAGCACTGGTGAAAAAGCTGGAAATGGTGCCGGTTGAATGCGTGATCCGTAACCGTGCTGCCGGTTCGCTGGTGAAGCGACTGGGCGTGGAAGAGGGGATTGAATTAAACCCACCGCTGTTTGACCTGTTCCTGAAAGATGATGCTAAACACGATCCAATGGTCAATGAGTCTTATTGTGAAACTTTTGGTTGGGTCAGCAAAGCTAATCTGGCACGTATGCAGGAACTGACTTACAAGGCGAACGAGGTGCTAAGCGCGTTGTTCTCTGATGCGGGATTGATTTTGGTTGATTTCAAGCTGGAATTTGGTCTGTTCAAAGGTGAAGTGGTGTTGGGCGATGAGTTCTCTCCGGATGGTGCCCGTCTGTGGGATAAGCAAACCATGGATAAAATGGATAAAGATCGTTTTCGCCAAAGCCTTGGTGGACTGGTTGAAGCCTATGAAGAAGTTGCTAACCGTCTTGGCGTAAAATTAGATTAA
- a CDS encoding HlyD family secretion protein produces MYRREALDSRKLKWRGSAMLLRGIPSWLVMTLSLVFIIAFMLFITVGSYTRRVNVTGEITTWPRPVNVYSQVQGFIVSRFVTEGQSIHKGDALYQIDTSKSTRSGIVSDNQRQRTEDQLKRIASIISRLEDNKRATLQTLSAQKQQYTSALTRGNAIISQAEEGIRIMRKNMENYSRYQAKGLINKDQLTNQVALYYQQQSNLLSLSGQNEQNALQVIALTSQLETQAADFDNQIYQMELQREELQKQLVSNEAEQEMLVRAQSEGKVDSLSVTIGQMVAPGDSLLQILPGKQAVYYLVLWVPNDAIPYLSVGDRVNIRYEAFPAEKFGQFTGSIHLIARSPATPQEMAMYQGAPKPVLATAIPWYKVIVKPVKQHIAWSGKIMNLENGMKAQSTLFLEKRRVYQWMLSPFYDMKNSAVGPVDE; encoded by the coding sequence ATGTACAGAAGGGAAGCGCTGGACAGTCGGAAATTAAAATGGCGTGGTAGCGCGATGTTGTTACGTGGTATTCCGTCATGGCTGGTTATGACATTAAGCCTGGTATTTATTATAGCGTTTATGCTGTTTATTACCGTCGGCAGTTACACGCGACGAGTCAACGTTACGGGGGAAATTACTACCTGGCCCCGCCCGGTTAATGTCTATTCCCAAGTTCAGGGATTTATTGTTTCCCGATTTGTCACAGAAGGGCAGAGTATTCATAAAGGGGACGCACTTTACCAAATTGATACCAGCAAAAGTACGCGTAGCGGTATTGTCAGCGATAACCAGCGTCAGCGCACCGAAGATCAACTTAAACGGATAGCCAGTATTATTTCCCGCCTTGAAGACAATAAACGCGCGACCTTACAAACGCTTTCCGCACAGAAACAACAATATACCAGTGCACTTACCCGAGGTAATGCCATCATTAGCCAGGCGGAAGAGGGCATCAGAATCATGCGCAAAAATATGGAGAACTACAGCCGCTATCAAGCGAAAGGGCTGATTAATAAAGATCAATTAACTAATCAGGTGGCGCTCTACTATCAGCAGCAGAGTAACTTGCTGAGTTTGAGTGGGCAAAATGAGCAGAATGCGCTGCAGGTGATTGCACTGACGAGTCAGCTTGAAACCCAGGCCGCTGATTTTGATAACCAGATTTACCAGATGGAACTCCAGCGGGAAGAGTTACAGAAGCAATTAGTGAGCAATGAAGCTGAACAGGAAATGCTGGTGCGCGCTCAGTCCGAAGGCAAAGTCGATTCTCTTAGTGTCACTATTGGGCAGATGGTTGCTCCCGGTGACAGTCTGCTACAAATCCTGCCTGGTAAGCAGGCGGTTTATTATCTTGTACTCTGGGTCCCCAATGATGCCATTCCTTATCTTTCCGTTGGCGATCGCGTCAATATTCGTTATGAAGCTTTCCCCGCAGAAAAATTTGGACAGTTCACCGGTTCGATTCATCTGATTGCGCGATCGCCTGCCACACCGCAGGAAATGGCGATGTATCAGGGGGCACCTAAGCCTGTCCTGGCGACCGCGATCCCCTGGTATAAAGTGATCGTGAAACCGGTAAAACAGCACATTGCCTGGAGTGGCAAAATAATGAACCTTGAAAATGGAATGAAGGCTCAGAGTACGCTGTTTCTTGAAAAGCGGAGAGTCTATCAGTGGATGCTCTCGCCTTTTTATGACATGAAAAACAGTGCGGTGGGGCCAGTCGATGAATAA
- a CDS encoding peptidase domain-containing ABC transporter, producing MNKSDFIRILSKLELNMRRTVPMVHQTESSECGLACLAMISSHYGRNIDLITLRQRFNLNARGATLGGLKNIATDLGMMTRGLSLELNQLVDLRLPCILHWGFNHFVVLTRVKRNRFILHDPAHGRRTVGLAEMSRHFTGVAMEVWPDAEFTQETVKNRIRFVTLVRGIQGLKGALIKIFCLSLVIETINLVMPVGTQLVMDHAIPATDRGLLTLLCCGLLLFILLRAAVSMVRALSSLVLETLISIQWQAGLLSHLLQLPLNWFERRKMGDIQSRFGSLELLQSLFTTSLIGSMMDIIMVSGVLVMMVLYGGYLTWIVLGFTALYIAIRLLTYGYYRQMSEESLVRSARTHSYFMETLYGIATVKMQGLSERRSEHWLNLEAETINTGIRVTRMDLLFGGLNTLIATCEQTLILWLGASMVMDNLMTIGMFIAFSSFREQFSDRMASLVNFLLQLRMMSLHNERIADIALNRRENRKPDIYYESGVKPVSLEIKNLSYRYDKQSAPVFSPLNIHISPGESVAITGPSGAGKTTLMKVLCGLLEPDAGQVIVEGIDIQQLGMNNYRRMTGCVMQDDRLFSGSVRENICGFSNDVDENWMIACAQASYIHDVIVAMPMGYDTLIGELGEGLSGGQKQRVFIARALYRKPGILFMDEATSALDKDSEIFVNQAIKQMNITRIIIAHRASTLASADRVIVLNG from the coding sequence ATGAATAAGTCAGATTTCATCAGAATATTGAGCAAACTGGAGCTTAATATGCGCCGCACGGTGCCGATGGTACACCAGACTGAATCCTCAGAGTGTGGACTTGCCTGCCTCGCAATGATCAGCAGTCACTATGGCAGAAATATTGACCTTATTACGCTGCGTCAGCGTTTTAATCTGAATGCGCGCGGTGCCACCCTGGGTGGACTGAAAAATATTGCCACCGATCTTGGCATGATGACTCGGGGGCTGTCACTTGAGCTTAACCAACTGGTTGATCTCCGACTTCCCTGCATACTCCATTGGGGTTTTAACCACTTTGTGGTGCTGACGCGGGTGAAGAGGAACCGCTTTATTCTGCATGATCCGGCTCACGGGCGAAGAACGGTTGGTTTAGCGGAAATGTCCCGGCACTTTACCGGCGTCGCAATGGAAGTTTGGCCCGATGCAGAGTTTACTCAGGAGACGGTGAAAAATCGCATCCGTTTTGTCACGCTGGTTCGCGGTATACAGGGGCTGAAAGGGGCTTTGATAAAGATTTTCTGCCTTTCACTGGTAATAGAAACTATTAATCTGGTGATGCCTGTCGGTACGCAGTTAGTGATGGACCATGCCATTCCAGCGACCGATCGCGGACTGTTGACCCTCCTGTGTTGTGGACTGCTACTTTTTATCTTGCTGCGTGCGGCTGTCAGCATGGTGCGTGCTTTATCTTCACTGGTGCTGGAAACGCTTATCAGCATTCAGTGGCAGGCGGGCTTGCTGTCGCATCTGCTTCAACTGCCGCTAAACTGGTTTGAGAGACGAAAAATGGGGGATATTCAGTCCCGATTTGGCTCTCTTGAGTTGTTGCAAAGCCTTTTTACCACCAGCCTGATTGGTTCCATGATGGACATCATTATGGTCAGCGGCGTGTTGGTCATGATGGTGTTATACGGCGGATATTTGACCTGGATTGTCCTTGGTTTCACTGCACTCTATATTGCAATCCGGTTGCTGACCTACGGCTATTACCGCCAGATGTCTGAGGAGTCATTGGTACGTAGCGCGCGCACGCATTCCTATTTTATGGAGACGCTGTATGGCATTGCGACGGTAAAAATGCAGGGGCTCAGTGAACGGCGCAGCGAGCACTGGCTCAATCTCGAAGCGGAAACTATCAACACAGGTATCCGAGTGACCAGAATGGATCTGCTGTTTGGCGGACTTAATACCCTGATCGCAACCTGTGAACAGACGCTGATCCTGTGGCTGGGAGCCAGCATGGTGATGGATAATCTGATGACCATCGGAATGTTTATCGCCTTTTCCTCATTTCGTGAGCAATTTTCTGACCGGATGGCTTCTTTGGTCAACTTTCTGTTGCAGTTACGCATGATGAGCCTGCATAACGAACGTATAGCTGATATTGCATTAAATAGACGGGAGAACAGAAAACCCGATATTTATTATGAAAGCGGTGTGAAGCCTGTATCGCTGGAGATTAAAAATCTCAGTTACCGCTATGACAAACAATCCGCACCGGTATTCTCTCCTCTCAATATCCATATTTCACCAGGTGAGAGTGTTGCGATCACCGGCCCGTCGGGAGCGGGTAAGACAACATTGATGAAAGTACTTTGCGGCTTACTTGAACCCGACGCTGGTCAGGTCATCGTAGAGGGAATAGATATACAGCAGTTGGGGATGAATAATTATCGCAGAATGACGGGCTGTGTCATGCAGGATGACCGCTTATTTTCCGGTTCCGTACGCGAAAATATTTGCGGATTTTCCAACGATGTTGACGAAAACTGGATGATAGCCTGTGCTCAGGCCAGCTATATACATGATGTGATTGTCGCAATGCCGATGGGCTACGATACCTTGATCGGTGAATTAGGCGAAGGGCTTTCAGGCGGACAAAAACAGCGTGTTTTTATTGCGCGGGCACTCTACCGTAAGCCCGGTATTCTGTTTATGGATGAGGCAACAAGCGCACTGGATAAAGACAGCGAAATATTTGTGAATCAGGCAATCAAACAGATGAATATTACTCGAATAATTATTGCACACCGGGCATCGACCCTTGCCTCTGCTGACAGAGTCATTGTGTTGAATGGCTGA
- a CDS encoding neutral zinc metallopeptidase — protein MRWQGRRESDNVEDRRNQSPSMGGGRIRIPRGKGGIVLLIVVAVAGFYGYDLTPLLTGEQPGSPQTSQQRISPQDDEAAKFTSVILATTEDTWQKIFKQMNKPWQAPKLVMYRGATLTGCGTGQSVMGPFYCPADQTVYIDLSFYDEMKNKLGAGGDFAQGYVIAHEVGHHVQKLLGIEPKVRQMQQGASQTQVNQLSVKMELQADCFAGVWGHYMEQQQVLEAGDLQEALNAAEAIGDDRLQQQSQGRVVPDSFTHGTSQQRYSWFKRGFDGGDPGQCNTFASR, from the coding sequence ATGCGCTGGCAAGGGCGTCGCGAAAGTGACAATGTCGAGGATCGTCGTAATCAGTCGCCATCAATGGGCGGTGGCCGTATACGTATTCCGCGTGGTAAAGGCGGTATTGTTTTATTAATTGTTGTCGCCGTTGCGGGTTTTTACGGCTACGATTTAACGCCGTTGCTGACGGGTGAACAGCCCGGATCCCCGCAGACCTCACAGCAACGCATCTCTCCTCAGGATGATGAAGCGGCAAAATTTACCTCGGTTATTCTGGCGACAACCGAGGATACCTGGCAGAAAATTTTTAAACAGATGAATAAGCCCTGGCAAGCGCCAAAGCTGGTGATGTACCGCGGTGCAACCCTAACCGGCTGCGGCACGGGCCAGTCAGTGATGGGGCCATTTTATTGCCCTGCTGACCAGACTGTTTATATCGATCTCTCCTTTTACGATGAGATGAAAAATAAACTTGGTGCCGGGGGCGATTTCGCCCAGGGATATGTTATCGCTCATGAAGTGGGACACCACGTCCAAAAGCTGTTAGGCATTGAGCCCAAAGTCCGTCAGATGCAGCAGGGTGCTTCACAGACGCAGGTGAATCAGCTATCGGTGAAAATGGAATTGCAGGCCGATTGCTTTGCCGGCGTGTGGGGCCACTATATGGAACAGCAGCAGGTGCTGGAAGCGGGGGATTTGCAAGAGGCGTTGAATGCGGCTGAAGCCATCGGCGACGATCGCTTACAGCAGCAGAGCCAGGGGCGCGTAGTGCCGGATAGTTTCACTCATGGTACTTCACAGCAGCGTTACAGTTGGTTTAAACGCGGCTTTGACGGTGGCGATCCGGGTCAGTGTAATACCTTTGCCAGTCGCTAA
- a CDS encoding tRNA(Met) cytidine acetyltransferase TmcA yields MMDLEQLTAEMQQKGVRRLVVISGERDWCQQQALRWITPLAGDWLWVGEASQRSLQCKPSAVRTLLGREFRHAVFDARDGFHAEAFAVLAGTLVAGSWLVLLVPAWHRWSEQPDSDSLRWNSLSRPVASPNFIRHLQQHIADDPAVLVLQQSAPFSLTTLNALPDWQPNAGEQQQRVLAALLALPVGVSVLTAPRGRGKSALAGMLVQRWPGPCWVTAPAKVSTEVLAHFAGEAFTFFAPDTLLAHCEKHPPTEIDWLLIDEAAAIPTPILQRLLRYFPRILLTTTVQGYEGTGRGFLLKFCAALPAPRFFTLDAPQRWATDDPLEAFINRSLLLTEPEIVPRQGALRYQRLEQQQWKDHSVTLSALYQLLTSAHYRTSPLDLRRMMDAQGMHFIAGQEGEQVCAALWLVDEGGLSADLSDAIWAGLRRPRGNLVAQSLAAHAGFPEAAQMHSRRVSRIAIAPHRRRQGVGLHLLQQAQENTSHLDFLSVSFGYTEPLWRFWQRCGFELVRIGSQREASSGCYTAMALLPLSQAGDKLVQRATQQLSRDFYWLRHHIDEPLPIAIDDKQDFRQQDWHSLAGFAFAQRPFEASLPALARLLNVTELALPALRGAVGGSKGDDTLIDQLNLTGRKALLACWRREARQALYAYDEPQAKTWQERIALLL; encoded by the coding sequence ATGATGGATCTGGAGCAACTGACCGCTGAGATGCAGCAAAAAGGCGTGCGACGGTTGGTGGTCATCAGCGGTGAACGCGATTGGTGTCAGCAGCAGGCCCTGCGCTGGATAACGCCACTTGCCGGTGACTGGCTATGGGTCGGTGAGGCATCGCAACGTTCACTTCAGTGTAAGCCATCGGCGGTGCGCACTCTACTTGGCCGCGAGTTCCGCCATGCAGTATTCGATGCACGCGATGGTTTTCACGCCGAAGCCTTTGCTGTGCTGGCGGGTACCCTTGTCGCGGGGAGCTGGCTGGTGCTACTGGTTCCTGCATGGCACCGCTGGTCAGAGCAACCTGATAGTGATTCTTTGCGCTGGAATAGTCTTTCCCGGCCTGTCGCCTCGCCAAATTTTATCCGTCATCTGCAACAGCACATTGCCGACGATCCTGCGGTGCTGGTGTTACAGCAATCGGCTCCCTTTTCGCTGACGACACTGAATGCGCTACCTGACTGGCAACCCAATGCAGGAGAGCAGCAGCAGCGTGTGCTGGCGGCATTACTCGCTTTGCCTGTGGGGGTATCGGTGCTGACGGCACCCCGGGGGCGCGGGAAGTCTGCGCTAGCCGGGATGCTTGTACAGCGTTGGCCAGGCCCGTGTTGGGTAACGGCACCAGCAAAGGTTTCGACCGAGGTGTTAGCCCATTTTGCCGGCGAGGCCTTTACGTTTTTTGCACCGGATACGTTGCTGGCTCACTGTGAAAAGCATCCTCCCACGGAGATTGATTGGCTGCTGATAGACGAAGCTGCTGCAATCCCTACTCCGATACTGCAGCGATTGTTGCGCTACTTCCCGCGTATACTCTTAACCACGACCGTACAGGGCTACGAGGGGACCGGGCGAGGATTTTTATTAAAGTTCTGCGCTGCGCTGCCTGCACCACGTTTTTTTACGCTGGATGCACCGCAGCGTTGGGCGACAGACGATCCCCTTGAAGCTTTTATCAATCGTAGCCTGCTGTTGACCGAACCCGAGATTGTGCCGCGTCAAGGGGCATTGCGCTATCAGCGTCTTGAGCAGCAGCAGTGGAAGGATCACTCGGTGACGTTAAGTGCACTCTATCAACTGCTTACCAGCGCGCATTACCGAACGTCACCGCTCGATTTGCGCCGGATGATGGATGCTCAGGGCATGCATTTTATTGCTGGTCAGGAGGGTGAACAGGTGTGTGCTGCGCTTTGGCTGGTCGATGAAGGCGGGCTTTCAGCCGATCTTTCCGACGCTATTTGGGCGGGGTTACGTCGTCCACGGGGGAATCTGGTCGCTCAGTCGTTAGCGGCTCACGCCGGTTTTCCTGAAGCGGCGCAGATGCATTCCCGACGCGTTAGCCGTATTGCCATCGCACCTCACCGTCGACGTCAGGGAGTTGGACTGCATTTGCTACAGCAAGCGCAGGAAAATACGTCCCATCTCGATTTCCTTTCCGTGAGTTTTGGCTATACCGAACCGCTTTGGCGTTTTTGGCAGCGTTGCGGTTTTGAACTGGTGCGAATAGGTAGCCAGCGTGAGGCAAGCAGCGGCTGTTATACGGCAATGGCGCTATTGCCGCTAAGCCAGGCAGGAGATAAGTTGGTTCAGCGCGCCACGCAGCAGTTAAGCCGTGATTTTTACTGGCTGCGTCATCATATTGATGAACCTTTGCCGATAGCGATTGATGATAAACAGGATTTCAGGCAACAGGACTGGCACTCGCTGGCCGGTTTTGCTTTTGCTCAGCGTCCCTTTGAGGCTAGTTTGCCTGCGCTTGCACGTCTGCTTAATGTAACCGAGCTGGCACTGCCCGCATTGCGTGGTGCAGTTGGCGGAAGTAAAGGGGATGATACGTTAATCGATCAGCTTAACCTTACAGGACGTAAAGCTTTACTGGCATGCTGGCGACGGGAAGCGCGGCAGGCGCTGTATGCGTATGATGAACCTCAGGCCAAAACGTGGCAGGAGCGCATCGCGCTGTTGCTATAA
- a CDS encoding YpfN family protein has translation MEWFKEYWWILVIVLMVGVLMNVYKDLKRIDHKKFMANKPDLPPHRDFNDKWDDEDDWPKKK, from the coding sequence ATGGAATGGTTTAAAGAGTACTGGTGGATTTTAGTGATTGTATTGATGGTGGGTGTGTTGATGAATGTCTACAAAGATCTCAAACGCATCGATCATAAAAAATTCATGGCGAATAAACCCGATCTGCCGCCCCACCGTGATTTTAACGATAAGTGGGATGATGAGGACGACTGGCCTAAAAAGAAATAG